The Acidimicrobiales bacterium genome has a window encoding:
- a CDS encoding ABC transporter ATP-binding protein, which produces MLNKRTAVPRATAEGLTVADLSVAYDGPTVLDDVSLEVAAGEVVALLGPSGCGKTTLLRTIAGLERQRTGTVLLGNRVLSDDQTFVPPERRRIGMVFQDGALFPHLNVGQNVAYGLPRSERRSDRVVEALEMVGLTGLDRRMPGSLSGGQQQRVALARALAPRPGVLLLDEPFSGLDSSLRVQVRGEIYRLLVELGITTVFVTHDQEEAFVLGDRVAVLNDGRLAQVGTPDELYRHPVDRWVARFVGDANLLPVPSAVGICATPVGDVPVSRDVDGPAELLLRPEDIRVASGGDGTVELVEYYGHDAMVLVRLHDGIFIQARTEPDVAFQRGDQVDVTYVGPGAVALDV; this is translated from the coding sequence ATGCTGAACAAGCGGACGGCTGTCCCCCGGGCCACAGCCGAGGGCCTCACGGTGGCCGACCTCTCGGTGGCCTATGACGGGCCAACGGTCCTCGACGACGTCTCGCTCGAGGTGGCGGCCGGTGAGGTGGTAGCGCTCCTCGGACCCAGCGGCTGTGGCAAGACCACCCTCCTGCGGACCATCGCCGGGCTGGAACGCCAGCGGACCGGAACGGTCCTCCTCGGCAACCGGGTCCTCAGCGACGACCAGACATTCGTCCCGCCAGAACGGCGGCGAATCGGAATGGTGTTCCAGGACGGCGCCCTGTTCCCCCACCTCAACGTGGGCCAGAACGTGGCCTACGGCCTCCCGCGGTCAGAGCGCCGCTCCGACCGGGTGGTCGAGGCCTTGGAGATGGTCGGATTGACCGGCCTGGACCGGCGGATGCCCGGATCGCTGTCCGGGGGTCAGCAGCAGAGGGTTGCCCTAGCCCGTGCCCTGGCTCCACGCCCCGGCGTACTGCTCCTGGACGAACCGTTCTCTGGCCTGGACTCCTCCCTTCGGGTCCAGGTTCGGGGGGAGATCTACCGCCTCTTGGTGGAGTTAGGCATCACTACGGTCTTTGTCACCCATGATCAGGAAGAGGCGTTCGTCCTCGGCGACCGAGTGGCCGTACTCAACGACGGCCGCCTGGCCCAGGTGGGAACCCCCGACGAGTTATACCGCCACCCGGTGGACCGGTGGGTGGCCCGCTTCGTAGGCGACGCCAACCTTCTCCCGGTGCCCTCGGCCGTCGGAATCTGTGCGACCCCAGTGGGTGACGTGCCGGTGTCACGTGACGTGGACGGGCCAGCCGAGCTGCTGCTGCGGCCCGAGGACATCCGGGTGGCCAGCGGTGGAGACGGCACCGTCGAGCTGGTGGAGTACTACGGCCACGACGCAATGGTCCTGGTCCGGCTCCACGACGGCATATTCATCCAGGCGCGCACTGAGCCCGACGTGGCATTCCAGCGTGGGGACCAGGTGGATGTGACATATGTCGGCCCTGGAGCGGTAGCTCTCGACGTTTGA
- a CDS encoding ABC transporter permease, giving the protein MTGVDIGWWGLAASIVPMVVVAGISLRRRLGLERSLAEATVRAVAQLVLAGWALTLLLDGDTPMVWAWAWVVAMVPVAGDAARRREPRLAGLGWMTAVGASLGLGVSLATVFALGILPLEARVLVPVSGMVVGNSLKVVVVAATRLVDGLRDRVGEVEALLALGFRPAWAVRDVASDALRLALLPQIETTRSVGVVFLPGALTGLILAGVDPIQAALVQAALLFLILGTAAVTGLVVVFFGVRVFLTDDQRLVPPTV; this is encoded by the coding sequence GTGACTGGGGTTGACATCGGCTGGTGGGGGCTGGCGGCGTCGATTGTCCCGATGGTTGTCGTGGCCGGCATCTCGTTGCGGCGTCGCCTCGGCCTAGAACGCTCGCTGGCCGAGGCCACGGTGCGGGCTGTTGCCCAACTGGTGCTCGCTGGATGGGCCCTCACTCTCCTGCTGGACGGCGACACGCCGATGGTCTGGGCGTGGGCCTGGGTGGTGGCAATGGTCCCGGTGGCAGGCGACGCCGCCCGAAGGCGGGAACCCCGTCTGGCCGGCCTGGGGTGGATGACTGCTGTGGGCGCCTCCCTGGGCCTCGGCGTTTCGCTGGCCACCGTGTTCGCCCTAGGGATCTTGCCCCTGGAGGCCCGGGTGCTGGTCCCGGTGTCAGGGATGGTGGTCGGCAACTCGCTGAAGGTTGTGGTCGTAGCGGCTACCCGGTTGGTCGACGGCCTTCGGGACCGGGTCGGAGAGGTGGAGGCACTGCTGGCCTTGGGGTTCCGGCCAGCGTGGGCCGTGCGCGACGTTGCCTCCGACGCCCTTCGCTTGGCCCTCCTCCCCCAGATCGAGACCACCCGGTCGGTGGGTGTGGTGTTCCTGCCCGGCGCCCTGACCGGTCTGATCCTGGCTGGTGTCGATCCGATCCAAGCGGCCCTGGTTCAGGCGGCACTCCTGTTCCTGATCCTGGGCACGGCCGCCGTGACCGGCCTGGTTGTGGTGTTCTTCGGGGTGCGGGTCTTCCTCACCGACGATCAGCGGCTGGTTCCGCCGACCGTTTGA
- the dusB gene encoding tRNA dihydrouridine synthase DusB, whose amino-acid sequence MGLRSEVNRDVQLATPGEFAVPRIGPLEVWPPVVLAPMAGVTNAPFRTMCREFGAGLYVSEMVTARGLVDGHLKTTRLAHFAPEESPRSIQLYGTEPDSIGRAVDMLVGEGRVDHVDMNFGCPMPKVTRRGGGAAIPLKPRLFEAIVRAAVERSGDVPVTVKFRKGTDDDHLTFLEAGRIAEAVGASAVSLHARTAEQLYSGEADWTAVADLKAAVATIPVFGNGDVWEPWDALRLMRVTGCDGVVVGRGCLGRPWLFGDLASVFGTDSSSGGREPGPPPSLRQVTTTMARHARLLVAWAGPHGIRDFRKHTTWYLKGYATGPAARSQLQSITDLDHLDGLLADLLNDLDPDMALDPNSLRTPRSHRNGPRPVVLPEGWLDDLDDATPPSAEAEVLVSGG is encoded by the coding sequence ATGGGCCTGCGCAGCGAGGTGAACAGGGACGTCCAGCTGGCCACTCCCGGCGAGTTCGCTGTGCCCCGCATCGGTCCGCTAGAGGTGTGGCCGCCCGTGGTCCTGGCACCGATGGCCGGGGTCACCAACGCCCCGTTTCGCACCATGTGCCGAGAGTTCGGTGCCGGCCTGTACGTCAGCGAGATGGTCACCGCCCGGGGCCTGGTCGACGGCCACCTCAAGACAACCCGCCTGGCCCACTTCGCCCCCGAGGAGTCGCCTCGGAGCATCCAGCTATACGGAACCGAGCCGGACAGCATCGGCCGGGCTGTGGACATGCTGGTCGGCGAGGGACGGGTCGACCACGTCGACATGAACTTCGGCTGTCCCATGCCCAAGGTGACCCGGCGGGGCGGTGGAGCGGCCATCCCGTTGAAGCCGCGCCTGTTCGAAGCCATCGTCCGGGCTGCCGTCGAACGTTCGGGGGACGTCCCAGTTACCGTGAAGTTCCGGAAGGGAACCGACGACGACCACCTGACGTTCCTCGAGGCAGGCCGGATCGCTGAGGCCGTGGGGGCGTCGGCCGTGTCGCTCCACGCCCGGACAGCCGAGCAGTTGTACTCCGGGGAGGCCGACTGGACGGCGGTGGCCGACCTGAAGGCCGCGGTAGCCACCATCCCGGTCTTCGGGAATGGCGACGTGTGGGAGCCGTGGGACGCTCTACGCCTGATGCGCGTCACGGGCTGCGACGGCGTGGTGGTGGGGAGGGGCTGCCTGGGCCGACCGTGGCTATTCGGCGACCTGGCCTCCGTGTTCGGAACTGACTCGTCGTCTGGCGGCCGCGAGCCGGGTCCTCCCCCATCGTTGCGCCAGGTAACGACAACCATGGCCCGACACGCCCGACTGCTGGTGGCTTGGGCCGGACCACACGGCATCCGAGACTTCCGCAAGCACACCACCTGGTACCTGAAGGGCTACGCCACCGGGCCAGCGGCTCGAAGCCAACTCCAGTCCATCACCGACCTCGACCACCTAGACGGGTTGCTGGCCGACCTGCTGAACGACCTGGATCCGGACATGGCCCTGGACCCAAACTCGCTGCGCACGCCCCGGAGCCACCGAAACGGACCCCGGCCCGTGGTTCTCCCTGAGGGCTGGCTGGACGACCTGGATGACGCCACGCCCCCATCAGCCGAGGCTGAGGTTCTGGTCTCCGGCGGCTGA
- a CDS encoding Maf family protein, with product MVSDRLVLASASPRRLTLLRDLGIEPEVRVAEVDETPRPSEDPAALVERLACAKRDAVAGPGERVVAADTVVVLDGEALGKPGTPERAATMLRRLSGRTHHVVTGVAVVGPSGRASTTVSTKVMWRTLSETEVESYVASGEPLDKAGGYGIQGGGADFVVALVGSRENVIGLPVTTTLELLASVEADGDPWVRRPGS from the coding sequence ATGGTTTCCGACCGGCTCGTTCTGGCGTCAGCCTCGCCGCGTCGTCTAACCCTGCTCCGTGACCTCGGAATCGAACCCGAGGTCCGGGTGGCCGAGGTGGACGAGACGCCACGACCCAGCGAGGACCCAGCAGCCCTCGTGGAGCGCCTGGCGTGTGCCAAGCGGGATGCGGTAGCCGGGCCCGGGGAGCGAGTGGTGGCCGCTGACACGGTGGTCGTACTGGACGGCGAGGCGCTGGGCAAGCCCGGGACCCCGGAGCGGGCGGCCACCATGCTCCGGCGCCTCTCGGGGCGGACCCACCACGTGGTGACCGGAGTGGCGGTAGTCGGTCCGTCCGGGCGGGCATCCACCACCGTGTCCACCAAGGTGATGTGGCGGACACTGTCCGAGACCGAGGTGGAGTCCTACGTGGCCTCCGGCGAACCGCTCGACAAGGCCGGGGGCTACGGGATCCAGGGCGGAGGGGCCGACTTCGTGGTCGCGTTGGTAGGGAGCAGGGAAAACGTCATCGGGCTACCGGTCACCACGACACTCGAGCTGCTGGCCTCAGTGGAGGCCGACGGCGACCCGTGGGTGCGAAGGCCCGGTTCCTGA